The following are encoded in a window of Sminthopsis crassicaudata isolate SCR6 chromosome 5, ASM4859323v1, whole genome shotgun sequence genomic DNA:
- the CSDC2 gene encoding cold shock domain-containing protein C2, giving the protein MSSEPTSPPVVPPLHSPKSPVWPTFPFHREGSRIWDRGSNLLLRDLPSPLPTKRTRTYSATARASAGPVFKGVCKQFSRSQGHGFITPENGTEDIFVHVSDIEGEYVPVEGDEVTYKMCPIPPKNQKFQAVEVVLTHLAPHTKHETWSGQIIGS; this is encoded by the exons ATGTCGTCTGAGCCCACCTCGCCCCCAGTAGTGCCGCCTCTGCACTCCCCTAAGTCTCCTGTCTGGCCCACCTTCCCCTTCCATCGCGAGGGGAGCCGGATCTGGGATCGGGGCAGCAATCTCCTGCTCAGAGACCTGCCCAGCCCCCTCCCCACCAAGAGAACCAGGACCTATTCTGC cACTGCTCGAGCCTCAGCTGGGCCTGTATTCAAGGGCGTCTGCAAGCAGTTTTCACGTTCCCAGGGCCATGGCTTCATCACCCCAGAGAATGGCACAGAGGATATATTCGTCCACGTGTCTGA CATCGAGGGGGAGTATGTGCCTGTGGAGGGAGACGAGGTGACCTACAAGATGTGCCCCATCCCGCCGAAAAACCAGAAGTTCCAGGCCGTGGAGGTGGTGCTGACCCACCTGGCCCCCCACACTAAGCACGAGACGTGGTCCGGCCAGATCATCGGCTCCTAG